Below is a window of Streptomyces sp. NBC_00223 DNA.
GATGATCACCAGTTCGGGGATGGCCTCCAGGGCCTCACCCGCTCCACCGCTGGTCACGTGCGTACCGTCCCGTTCGTCCTGCTCGCTCATGTGCTGATCCCCCGATGGTCGGACGGGCCGCTGTCCGGTCCCGGGCCGGTCGGCGTACCGTCGTCCTCTTCCATGATCTCTCCGGTCGCGGTGTTCACCGCGGGTGCGGCCGGGGCCGCGGACGCCAGGGTCGCCACGACCGTCTCCGCCGTGTGGCGGCCGATCCCCGGGACCTGGCAGATCTCCTCCACACTCGCCGAGCGCAGCCGCTTCAGCGAGCCGAAGTGCTTGAGCAGGGCCTGCCTGCGGGTCGCGCCGAGCCCCGGCACCGCGTCCAGCACGCCGGCCTTCATCGACTTGGAGCGCTTGCTGCGCTGGTAGGCGATGGCGAAGCGGTGCGCCTCGTCGCGGACCCGCTGGAGCAGATACAGCCCCTCGCTGGTCCGCGGCAGGATCACCGGGTCGTCGTCCCCGGGCAGCCACACCTCTTCGAGCCGCTTGGCCAGGCCGCAGACGGCGACGTCGTCTATGCCCAGCTCGCTGAGGGCGCGGCGGGCCGCGGCGACCTGCGGCTGCCCGCCGTCGACCACCACGAGCTGCGGCGGATAGGCGAACTTGCGGGGCCGGCCGGTGTCGGGGTCGATGGGCCCGGCGACCGGCTCGGCGGGCACCTCGCCGCTCTCGGCCGCGGCGTGGGCGGCCCCGTCGCCGACGGTCTCCTCCCACTCGCTGGTGCGCTGCTTCTCCTGGAGGTAGCGGCGGAACCGCCGGGAGATCACCTCGTGCATGGAGCGGACGTCGTCCTGCCCCGCGAACGACTTGATCTGGAAGCGGCGGTACTCGCTCTTGCGGGCCAGGCCGTCCTCGAAGACCACCATGGACGCGACCACGTCGTCGCCCTGGAGGTGGCTGATGTCGTAGCACTCGATCCGCAGCGGCGCGGTGTCGAGGTCGAGGGCGGCGGCGATCTCCTCCAGGGCGCGGGAGCGGGTGGTCAGGTCCGAGGCGCGCTTGGTCTTGTGCAGGGCCAGCGCCTGCTGCGCATTGCGCGCCACGGTGGCCATCAGGTCCTTCTTGTCGCCGCGCTGCGGAATGCGCAGGCTGACATGGGAGCCGCGGCGCTGTGAGAGCCACTGGGCGACCGGCTCGGCGGGCTCGGGCAGCGCCGGGACCAGCACTTCCTTGGGCACTCCGCCGCTGCCGCCGGACTGCTCGGCGTCGCCGCTCTCCTCGCCGTAGAGCTGCTGGAGGGCGTGCTCGACCAGGTCGGCGGTCTCCACGGCCTCGACCTTGTCGGTGACCCAGCCGCGCTGGCCGCGCACCCGGCCGCCGCGGACGTGGAAGATCTGCACGGCGGCTTCGAGTTCGTCCTCGGCGACGGCGATCAGGTCGGCGTCGGTGGCGTCGGCGAGCACCACCGCGTTCTTCTCCATGGCGCGGCGCAGCGCCTCCAGGTCGTCCCGGAGCCGGGCGGCCTGCTCGTACTCCATCTTCCCGGCGGCGTCCTTCATGGCCTGCTCCAGCCGGCGCAGATAGGTGCCGGTGTGTCCGGCCATGAAGTCGCTGAATTCCTCGGCCAGTTCGCGGTGGCCCTCGGGGCTGATCCGGCCGACGCAGGGCGCGGAGCACTTGCCGATGTAGCCGAGCAGACAGGGCCGGCCGATCTGGTTCGAGCGCTTGAACACCCCGGCGGAGCAGGTGCGTACGGGGAAGACGCGCAGCAGCAGGTCGACGGTCTCGCGGATCGCCCACGCGTGCGCGTACGGCCCGAAGTAGCGCACGCCCTTGCGCTTGGGGCCGCGCATGACCTGGACGCGTGGGAATTCCTCGTTCATGGTCACGGCGAGCGAGGGATAGCTCTTGTCGTCGCGGTACTTGACGTTGAACCGCGGGTCGAACTCCTTGATCCAGGAGTATTCGAGCTGGAGCGCCTCGACCTCGGTGGAGACGACCGTCCACTCCACGGAGGCGGCCGTGGTGACCATCGTGGCGGTGCGCTGGTGGAGGTGGGTGATGTCCTGGAAGTACGACGACAGGCGCTGGCGCAGGCTCTTGGCCTTGCCGACGTAGATCACCCTGCGGTGCTCGTCGCGGAATTTGTAGACCCCTGGGGAGTCGGGGATCTGGCCCGGCTTCGGTCGGTAGCTGCTGGGGTCTGCCATGCTTCCCACCCTACTTGCGGGATATGACAAGTCCCTGCGGGCACGGCGGATACGGTCGCCGCCGGGCGCGGCGGGCGTACTCGCGGCCGGCCCGGCGGTGGGATCGCGTCGGTCGGGTGGCGGGGCCGGGCCGGTCAGGCTCTGGGCCGGGTC
It encodes the following:
- the uvrC gene encoding excinuclease ABC subunit UvrC, whose product is MADPSSYRPKPGQIPDSPGVYKFRDEHRRVIYVGKAKSLRQRLSSYFQDITHLHQRTATMVTTAASVEWTVVSTEVEALQLEYSWIKEFDPRFNVKYRDDKSYPSLAVTMNEEFPRVQVMRGPKRKGVRYFGPYAHAWAIRETVDLLLRVFPVRTCSAGVFKRSNQIGRPCLLGYIGKCSAPCVGRISPEGHRELAEEFSDFMAGHTGTYLRRLEQAMKDAAGKMEYEQAARLRDDLEALRRAMEKNAVVLADATDADLIAVAEDELEAAVQIFHVRGGRVRGQRGWVTDKVEAVETADLVEHALQQLYGEESGDAEQSGGSGGVPKEVLVPALPEPAEPVAQWLSQRRGSHVSLRIPQRGDKKDLMATVARNAQQALALHKTKRASDLTTRSRALEEIAAALDLDTAPLRIECYDISHLQGDDVVASMVVFEDGLARKSEYRRFQIKSFAGQDDVRSMHEVISRRFRRYLQEKQRTSEWEETVGDGAAHAAAESGEVPAEPVAGPIDPDTGRPRKFAYPPQLVVVDGGQPQVAAARRALSELGIDDVAVCGLAKRLEEVWLPGDDDPVILPRTSEGLYLLQRVRDEAHRFAIAYQRSKRSKSMKAGVLDAVPGLGATRRQALLKHFGSLKRLRSASVEEICQVPGIGRHTAETVVATLASAAPAAPAVNTATGEIMEEDDGTPTGPGPDSGPSDHRGIST